Proteins encoded by one window of Mastacembelus armatus chromosome 23, fMasArm1.2, whole genome shotgun sequence:
- the tmem121b gene encoding transmembrane protein 121B yields the protein MISEIGNHNPKADHLRHEASYCPDSLVSSVPEAGQLNRRRDTQTTSDSIIPEDSGSIQPLVSLAAAAACIMTSGEFMQTAPLLVHKSKRSLLYKALCFLLLIFQGGILDFYLIIFTDLYWCSWIATDLVVISGWGIFFMKNARSKRERACGFHQKSSIFGCNLGEFTYAYLAWLIYVIACTPKLVLILETSILDLIALKVPCGVTGFKIVMLLSAPLLFCLLNSITEDLNGAIRHHSQSCFMSTCLDLLDSFTLVEMTLRNEIPTVYLKYIVISVYFVAMAVPVIWLYELTASELCCRWLWARFSTGLLVNAPLLMVRCFLVYVYKSPASVFMFKNIFFLASKFLELLEQCVAVTGVRRLAGSSNPAQFSHCVSENDMCPHGYVNTLAVTQS from the coding sequence ATGATCTCAGAAATTGGGAACCACAATCCGAAGGCCGACCATCTCCGACACGAAGCGAGCTATTGCCCAGACTCCCTCGTCTCATCTGTTCCGGAAGCCGGACAGCTGAACAGGAGGCGGGACACCCAGACCACCAGCGACAGCATCATCCCGGAGGATAGCGGTAGCATCCAGCCCCTGGTCTCCTTAGCTGCGGCCGCTGCCTGCATCATGACATCTGGAGAGTTCATGCAGACCGCTCCCTTGCTAGTGCACAAATCCAAGAGGAGCCTCCTGTACAAGGCgctctgcttcctcctcctcattttcCAGGGCGGCATCCTGGACTTCTACCTCATCATCTTCACCGATCTGTACTGGTGCTCATGGATAGCCACGGACCTGGTGGTGATCTCGGGCTGGGGGATCTTCTTCATGAAGAACGCGCGGAGCAAGAGGGAGCGGGCCTGCGGCTTCCACCAGAAGAGTTCCATCTTCGGCTGCAATCTCGGGGAGTTTACCTATGCATACCTGGCCTGGCTCATCTATGTCATCGCCTGCACCCCTAAATTGGTGCTTATTCTGGAGACCTCCATCCTGGACCTGATCGCGCTCAAGGTTCCGTGCGGTGTGACAGGCTTTAAAATCGTCATGCTGCTTTCTGCACCGCTTCTTTTCTGCCTCCTCAACTCCATCACTGAAGATTTAAACGGGGCGATTCGGCACCATTCTCAAAGCTGCTTCATGAGCACCTGTCTGGACCTGCTGGACAGCTTCACGCTGGTGGAGATGACGTTAAGGAACGAGATCCCTACCGTCTACCTGAAGTACATCGTCATCTCGGTGTATTTCGTGGCCATGGCCGTGCCGGTAATCTGGCTGTACGAGTTGACGGCGTCAGAGCTGTGCTGCCGGTGGCTGTGGGCCCGCTTCTCCACAGGCCTGCTGGTCAACGCACCACTGCTGATGGTCAGGTGTTTCCTGGTGTACGTTTACAAGTCCCCGGCGTCGGTGTTCatgttcaaaaacatttttttcttggcGTCTAAGTTCCTGGAGTTGTTGGAGCAGTGTGTGGCTGTGACGGGGGTCCGGAGGCTAGCTGGCAGCAGCAACCCAGCCCAGTTCTCGCACTGCGTATCAGAAAACGACATGTGTCCGCACGGATACGTCAACACCCTGGCTGTCACCCAGTCCTAA